A stretch of the bacterium genome encodes the following:
- a CDS encoding lipocalin family protein: MRYSLCYPKHGGKPQCVRLLLALALLGLILNATADSMPTLNTVPEVDLNRYVGTWYEIARLPNWFQKKCSADVVATYTLLPDGRVSVVNSCKGKNGLTTQAEGIARRATANGPNSKLKVRFAPKLLSFLPFVWGDYWIISLASDYSYAAVGEPSRKYLWILSRAPQMEDALLQSILDEIKRLGYDLSGLIRTEQAGQ; this comes from the coding sequence ATGCGTTATTCGCTTTGTTATCCCAAGCATGGGGGTAAACCCCAATGCGTACGTTTACTTTTAGCTCTCGCACTTCTCGGCCTCATTCTGAATGCAACTGCGGACAGCATGCCAACACTGAATACCGTTCCCGAAGTCGATTTGAATCGGTACGTCGGCACGTGGTATGAGATCGCACGACTGCCTAACTGGTTTCAGAAGAAGTGCTCGGCTGATGTAGTCGCCACATATACTCTCTTGCCGGACGGGCGAGTCAGCGTTGTGAATAGCTGCAAGGGCAAGAACGGTCTCACGACGCAAGCAGAAGGCATTGCAAGACGGGCGACAGCAAACGGACCGAACTCGAAACTGAAAGTTCGTTTTGCTCCGAAGTTGCTCTCTTTCCTTCCATTTGTGTGGGGAGACTATTGGATCATTAGCCTCGCGTCTGACTACAGTTATGCTGCCGTGGGTGAGCCAAGCCGCAAGTATCTTTGGATTCTATCCCGCGCTCCGCAGATGGAGGATGCTCTCTTGCAGAGCATCCTCGATGAGATCAAACGACTGGGTTACGATTTGTCCGGTCTGATTAGAACAGAGCAA